GCCCCAGGGTCACTGCTTtggctgctgcacagccccTTTCCTCATCCAACCCGACTttcccactgcctgcagcatAGCCTGGCCTTGCCCCAGCCTTTCCCCGGCCCCTTGGGTCCTGCTCGGAGCAGAGGAATGTGGCTCAGCAGCCTGGGGGCTCTTTGTCCCAGTGAATGACCCTGGAGGGGTGTTGGTGTCATGATGCTTGGCACAAAGGCAGACAGCGGGGTTGTCCCCATCCAGGCAAGCCCCTGAGCTCAGCCCACCCTGGCAGGGCAGCATAGACCAGCAGCATCTGTGGGGAGCATCCCTGGACTGCCAGGACATACCAGGCTGTTctgggaatcacagaatcccagtttggtttgtgttgggagggacctcaaagctcatccagttccaaccccctgccacgggcagggacaccttccactagagcaggttgctccaagcccgtgtgtccaacctggccttgaacactgccagggatggggcagccacagcttctctgggaaaagtctgtgccagcgcctcagcaccctcacagggaagagcttctgcctcagagctcatctcaatctcccctctggcagtttaaagccattccccttgtcctgtctctataggcccttgtccaaagcccctctccaggtttcttgttgaTTCCTTTAGGGCAAGGGATTTGTGAGGTTTTGTGAGGGTTCTGCTCACCACGGGTCTGATCATcaccctccccaccccactgGCTCCAGCTGGGGAAACcctctggctgtgctggagctgggaccAGACCTGGAGATCCTCCACCTCCGAGGCATCGCCTGCGCCTCGGGGGCTTCATTTTGGGCATGTCTCTGTGCCGTGTGCTGGGTGGCCATGCACAGCAGGCACCAATGGGGAGGTGGGATATGCTGTGAGGGGTGTTGGGGGGTCTCAGCCATGGGGCAGAGCCTTTGCCTCAGCTGAGGAAGATAAGGAGGTGAGAGAAGGTCAGGGAAGTTTTAGCCTGGCCTGAAgcgctggggcaggaggggccGAGCTCCACGTAACCActgttatttaatttattttttctaaataaaaaaaaggaaggaagttAATAAATAATGTAAAGTGGAGAATGCATTAATGAAAGAGAGAGcgagggagagaaggggagagaggaagggacaGGGCAGAGTGAGAGCGTGGGGCGGGGGAGAGATATTCCTGCCTGTATCGATTGGATATGATTACATTAGCCCTATCAAATATTCATACTACATTCCACAAGAGGTCATTGTGTGTGCTTCTCCAATTTAGCTCTGCCTTGGCGCAGGGAGCAGGCTCCGAGTGGGAAAAGGGCTGTGCAGACAGCTCCAGCCCCGGCTGCAGGGATGTCACCCACTGGGCTGGTGACATGGTCCGGGGGGAATGTTGGGGCTGGACTAAGTGGGGTGCTGAAGTGGGGGGGGGATGCTGAGCCCTGCGGGTACTTTGCAGAGCCCTTGAGGGTTGTGGATTGTGTGCGGACACAGGAACTGCTGCTGAGATAGAGCCATGAGGACACGCGAGTCCCAGCCCCAGTTCTTCTCTGGGAAGCAtcctgctcccccccccccgccaccgTGGCGGCACTGTCACTGTCTCCTGCCTGCTCGAGGCTGTTCCTCACCCAGGAGCACCTGAGTGGGGGGTTTTGACAGGGCCATCCCTTTGCCAGCTGGGAAGGGGTCAGCCCAGGCCGTGGAGCCAGGCGGGAGGTGGATGAGGTGCCGTatggagagcaggcaggagcatggGGCAGGGCTCCTCTcaccctgctccatccccatctcctgcAGTTCGCCTTCCCAACCCCCCCGTGGTGGTTCTTTGCCCTGAGGCAAATCCCCTTTGAACTGCTGTTCCATGTGAGACGCTTCCTTTgcccgtgcctcagtttccccatcccGCCTCCAGCTCCGCGCAGCCTGAGCGGGGCACCGCTGCGGTCCCCGTGAGCCAGCGCTGCTTCTCCCCTTACATTAATAACAACTTTAGAGCAGGGTGGCAGGAAATGCATTTCCAGTTCATCTGCTGCAGCTATTAGATTACCAGGAAATGGCTGCCTGGCCGCCGGCCAGCACCTCCGAAGGGCCGGCGCGGGGCCGAGGGGAAGGCAGACGGAGCCCATGGTGCTGGGGGGcactgggctgtgctggtgagaCCGGTCCCCATCACCCTGTGTGTCCCCATGGTGGGCCAGGCTGTGCCCCACAGGGATGCGGTGCAGGGGATGCTCCCAGATGTTCTGTTCCTGGCTGTTCTGGGGTGAGCTGGGAAGGAATCCATGGATGAACCTCGGCTCCAtcctgagagcagcagagctcagactggctgcagcctctgctgggactcagctgtgctgggaccagaaaaggggaagatttgggatggggacatggagggtGCATGCACCGAGTGGGGCAGGCCTCTGCAGAGGTTGGTCCTTCTggctgggctggagccaggaAGAGCATGGCATGGAGGTAAATGTGTGTTGTCTCTCAAGTGCTGGGGGCATCTGCAGACAGGACAGCTTCGTGCTGTGACCCCTCCAAGCTGGGCACTGAGTACCAAAGCATTTAGTGGGGTGATGCCCGGGGCTGCGCGGGGCTGGCTCTGCCCCTCACCCTtcctggggtgctgtgggtggtCGCTACCTCCTTTTGGGGCACTCCAAGGAGCAGCCGGGAGTGGGGCTGGGCTCCAGGGGGATGCTCGAGgctccctgcctgtgctggcagcagctcgGGGGGCTCAAGCTCTTGCTCCCTGCTTGGTGACCCAGAGCCTCTGGTGCTGTGCGCACAGTCAggtgccagaggggagactgagatgagctcttagccagaagttcttccctgtgagggtgctgaggcgctggcacagacttttcccagagaagctgtggctgccccatccctggcagtgttcaaggccaggttggacacagggcttggagcaacctgctctagtggaaggtgtccctgcctgtggcagggggttggaactagaggagctttaaggtccctcccaacacaagCCAGGCTGGGATCCTCTGATGCTGTGCTTGGCTCAGAGGAGACCCCATCCCTCTGCACCCCCCAGCCCTGTCCTGGTGACATCTCTGCCCCGGCCCCTACAAGCTGGGAAATGAGGGATGGCAAAGAGGGGAAGCAAGAGAGGATGGAAGGGAATGAAGTAAGCCAGGGAGCAAAGTGTGGGGCAAAAGCAAGGACTGAGCCTTGCTGGGGTTTATTGAagtttaacagaaaagaaaccctgGTTTGCGTGGAGGGGACCGGCTATTTTTAGCCGTGGGTAGGATGTCAGCTCTGAAAATAGCCTGCTACCAGATCCTAATGAAACCCTCTCTTGGGCTCTCACCCGGAGCGAGTTTGGAGGGGGAGGATCACTGTCACACCGAGGAGCTCCTGACATTCACAATGACTTGCTTtaggcttttatttatttatttcatgtcttccccttcctcccccccggTTTCTCCCATTCTTCATGGCTCTGCCTTACGCCGAGCAGAGGAGTCACCAGCCAAAAAAGTGGCTGTGGGGGTGGTGCTGCTTAGCTACGGCCACATCCCGGCAGCATGTGACCAGATTGGCAATTTAATACAGAGCCGTTCATCCCTGCACACACACTCCAGTTAAAGTGACATTGAAACGGGAACCCAGAGTGCCCATGGAGGgagctgccccctccccatccaccacctccatccccagggAATGGGTGATGCCCGATGCACATGAGAGGGCTCGGTGTGGGGCGGGAAGGTGGTACCCAGGCAAGGGAGGATGCTCAGGTCAGGTACATCTGCTGCTGGGGGCACATGTGGTGGAGCTCAGGCTGAGACCTCTGGGAATCCTAAGGAAGACCTGGAACAGTGGGTGGTGGCTGCTCCTAGGAAAGATCAGAGTGGTGGAGAAGCATCTCAGGGAGCATGGAGTATGGAAGCCAGGGAGAGAGGCATGGGGACAGAAGAGAGTGGTGGGAGCACCCCATCCCCGTCGAGCTGGGGCTTGGAGGTGCTGTACAGACACAGGTTGGATGAAAAGCCTGTGTCCTGTGGACTCAGGGTCAGGCCTGGCAAGAGGGACCGGTGCTCCATGGGCTTTCTGGGAATGCTCAGGGTCTGGAAGGTACAAACCCTTTGGTACTTGATTCCATAGTGTGTGCTTGCAATGAGGTTTGGGTGGGGAAATACACATCCCCACCCATGGCACTCCACACAGACCTCAGCCTTTGGCTCACCGAAGGCAGCCTGCTCCTAATGGGAATTAGAAACCTTCAGCTCTGTGCCCTCTGCCCCCCCAAAGGAGGGACCCCAGGCAGCTGGATGGGTGTGAGGGGTCCAGCACTGGAGCTGGATGccagttcaaggccaggttggacacaggggcttggagcaacctgctctagtggaacctgtccctgcctgtggcaggggattggaactgtaggagctttaaggtcccttcaacccaaaccactctgtgctTCTATGAAACACGTTAATGTAAGGCCCCCATGCACCATCCGGCTTTAACCCCCTGCTCCGGTTCCCCGGGAGCTCAGGGCTGGGGTCTCTGCCTCGTGTTTGGAGCCACACTTGCTGCTTGAGTCACACCTTTGCTCTGGTTTCTCTGCTGGGATGTTGATGTGGATTTGGGGAGGGCACCTTGCAGGGATAAATGTGTCTTTGTCAAAGAAGAgatgctgtgggagcacagagAGCCTGTGAGTGCACCTCAGCTTTGCCCAACGCCTGGTGCTCACTGTACTCAATGGGACATGGAGAATGAAGTAAAACCTGGTTTGATGTGTCCCGTCCATCATGTTCCCATGCCGGGGCAGCGGCTCAGCCCCTGTGCTGGATgctctcccctcctgcctcGCGTGGGGCCAGAGCCATCTGCATCAATGAGTCAGCAGGACCCACTTAACACTTCTCCAGCAGGATCTCCTCCTCCTGACAGAATGGGCAGCTTCTGGCAAGCTCCGTCAGCGTGTTACAATCTCAGCTCATTAAAGGGACGCATCCTGAGCTCTTTATTGATGTTTTATGctgcctggctccatcttcaGAGAAACAACTCACATTGCAGTCAATGACTACACCTCCGCGGTGCTGCAGGCTGAGTGAGGAGCTCAGGATCTGGCTCAGGGTTGGGCTCAGCTCCCATAGCTGCGAGGCTGCACGGCTGCAAACCCCGGTGTTCTACACCAAAGCAGCCAGGAGACACCCCGGGGCTGGGATCCCCTTTCCAGGGAAggttcaaaaggaaaacacaaggaagaggtggctttttttccctccttgcttGCTTATCCCTCTTTGCTGGGCAAAGGAACTGCCTGGTACAGAAGggaaatgatgttttctttcccctggtGCTGCGGTCTGTTCAGCTGGAGCCCACTGGGGTGGATGTACCTGCCCTCCTCTGTacctgggatgtgctggggtCCACACGTCCCTCCACCTTGGGAGAATCACAGTCTTTATAGGTTCCCCAGTGCTTGCtcttgcttctgaaaagctggTGGCACTGTCTGGCTTCAAGTGGCTTTTACATAATACAGACTGTCAGGCCAGATGAGCATCACGGTCCCTTCTGGCCCTCAAATCTGTGAATCTAAAAATTAGAGGGCACCAGCACCTCACTACTTCTGGCTGATTGAATCAGGGGAATTGCATGTTCTCTTTATCctcccctttcctctctcccctgcCTGCATCATCTTTAACTGAAGATGAATCCTCTCTCCCCAGTGCCCAGGGTTGGCAAATAGCATCGGAAGGGAGCAGACATCTCCAGCCTCGCACTGGGatattctcctccccatccgCAGCAGTTCACTGCTGAGATCAGGGGTGGTCGGGCTTGGAGGTGGCTGGAAAGCAGTGCTGAGCTCTCCTGGTTGTTTAAAACAGCAACTGAAGTTCTCCAGGCTCCAGAGTGAGCTCTTTGGGGTTTGTGAAGGTGTGTGTGTATCTAGAGAAACACTtgctgaggaggagaaggaaggtggTGACTCCCCAGATGGTTTCTGCGGTGTTGGGGATGtgcagggggagaggaaggagcgGAGCAGGGAGGAATTGGTGCGGATTGCCAGGGATGAGGGTTCCCCAAGGAAGAGATCTGCAACAGGCGTGCTCTGCTGCCCTCTCAGTGCCTGTGTCTCAGTGCTAtcagcagccccaggcaggagATGTGCTGACAGCCCCTAAAGTGAGGGCAGAGAGTGGGACTCCCGGAAGCTGCTTTGGACAGGATCCCAGGGGTGCGTGAGGGGTTAAGAAGTGGTGGATTCACACTGGGAGGAGGAGTGAAACCGGTTCAAAAGGCCGGTTTAGAGGAACTGGCTCAGGTGGAGGTggctgggaaggggcagaggcaggatgGATGCCCAGAGGTGTCCCAGAGCTGCGGAGGGATGTTAAATCCCTGCTCAGGGCTGGATGCTCGCTCCTGCAGGGAGAGGTTATCGGGAATCTAATGTAGCCTCACACCTTCCTCTGACACACGCGGCTGTGCAGGGCACCACGTCTCTTTTCCAACAGCCCCAAACCCTCCGAACACCGGCTGGAGGCTCCGTCCCAGACCCTTCCTTTGGGAGCGGCTCTGaacttttctgctttgcaaatgcaTTCGGGTTCCCAGCCCTCCTCCTCAGGGATGCTGCGGTCAATAACTCACCAGGAGGCTGCTattctccctctgcttcccaccCTCCCACTTGTCTCGGTATCTCTGCATTCATGCCTTTCTGGCCCTCCCTCGGCAGCGGGTGAGGAATAAAGCAGCGCCGGCTGAGCACGACGCAGGCTGCGTCGGGGATGCTGTGAGCCCGCCGAGGGAAGCCTGAATCACCGGCACCTCAAGGTGGGAGTGATGGATTTGGGCTGAGGTTTgggctgggagaaggggaggaCGTCACAAGTGCTTTTTGGGAGTCAGGTGCTCACAGCCAGCTGGCAGCCGCTGGAAATTGGGCAACTCGGCTCCTTTCTGTGCCTTTAAAGACGGAGCTGAGAGCgatggggagaagaggaggggCTCGTGGGAGCACAGAGATGCGGAGTGAAGGCTCTGGGCTGTAGCTGAGGCTGAGGGGTGCTCTCAGGGATGCGTTCCTCTTGGAGAAACTCCTGGAGGAGCATCTGTAGTGGGAGCCGAGGGAGATGGAGAGCCGCCCAGCCCAGAAATGCCTAAAGATGAGCCTGGAAGGGCTCCACTGGGCACTGTGCGGGAGAGCGGAGTTGCTGGCCCCTGCTGGGGAGGACTCCAGGGCTTCTGCTGGCAccagctgggagggagctgctgagcCCACTGGGATCGTCCCGGTTTGTACCCATCCGGTGGAGCAACAAGCGGCAGAGCTGGTTTTGTCACCCTTGTTCAGGCTCCTCACCCCTTCCCTGCTCTCATGTACCCAGCCCCTGCGCTGCCCATCGGCAGGCACACTGACAACGCGTGGCAGGGCCCTGGGGAGCGGGGTCCTGTGCTGGGGGGGGACTTGCTGGGGTGGGTGAGGGCTTGATGGCTTCAGCTTTGCTTCTCAAGACAGGTTCTGAACCTGTCCTGAGCTGGTAACATCGCTTTGCTCATCCAGTGAATGCTACCAGAAAGGATGGGTGACCAACCTGGAAATGCTGCGAGAAACAAGGGTGGGAGCTCTAGTGGGGTCCATGCCAATGTCCAGTGTCATCAAGGAGGGGCCTTGAGTCTTTGGGATAGTCAAACCAGGTCCTATTTATTTACGGATGGGGCTGAGGGGGGTCACAAGAATCCCTGGTGCTCCCAAGCAGTGGTTGTTGCCttagagaagagagaaagcagtggAAGGTGGGAGTGCACAGCAGCGCAGGGAAATGTCTGGGACAGAACGTACAGGTCCAGTTTGGACCTTGAGTCCAGGGTGTTTGTTTCTGGGAGAATGGGATGCGTGTGAGCTGGTTCTGTGCGTCTCAGTGCAGAACAGACCCTTCCCAACCTCAGCTTCTATTAGAGGAGGTGATTCTTGTGTAAATCAGGCTGTCTGGTTGCATAGGGGGTGGACAACGACTGGGCTCCCACTGATGCCTCCTGAGATGCCCGGGAACGGCGAGGGGTGTCGGTGGCTGCACCCATTCCCCACCGATGTGCGGATCAAGTGATTCCTCAAGGTGACAGTGCCCAGCAGTCGATGCTGACCCTGGGCACCCAAACCTGCTCCCCACACCCCTGCCCAGCCCATGGGGCTGAACCCAGCCTCGATGCCCGCGACGCCTCCTGAGCCAGCGCTGGCCCCACGGATGTCCCCAggggccggggggcggcgggcccggggcgggctggcccggggggggggaagcggAGCCCGAGGCAGACGGAAATGTTTAAATAGTGCCTGCAGGCTCCGCGCTGCTCCCGGCTCCGCTCAGCCATTATCTGGGGAGCGGATGCCGGGGCTCTGTGGGACTGCTAATGGGCCGGTGCCATTCCAGCGGGATGACGCCACTTAGGTAAGCGCTAAGAGCTCCAGCTCCGGGAAGGCAGCGGCGGAGCGAGGGAGAGATGCggatccctccctccctcccgtCCTCCGCGCTCCCCCGTTCGCAGCCGGCGCTGGGGACGAGCCTGCGCCGCCCGCCCGGGCTCTGCCGGCCCCGCTCCCTGTGCCCGCGGCGCGGACCTCGGCGCGGCGGAGGGGCCCCGAGcccccagccctgagcagccccggggctgccccggccGCGCTCGGCGCTCCGCGGGCGCATGGaccggcggcggccccggcggcggcggcggcagcggggtGAGTCCGCCCGCGCGGACACGcgtggggctgggcaggggcgGGCTGCGGGGGGCGATGGGGCGGACACGCTTGGGGCTGTGAGCGTGAGGTGCGGATGGGGGTTCGGGGCACGGGTGGGGTGTCCGTGCTGGGGCGAGCAGCGAGCGTGGGTCGGAGTCACGCGTGGGTCGAGCGCACAGCGGGGCTGGGTCGTCCCGAACGCGGCGGGGACGGGGGTCCGGGCACCGCGGGGGCTGAGTGAAaggaggggctgggggctgcggACCCGACCCCCGCGTGGGCTGGGCTGTGCGGAGCTGCACGGTGGGGCTGGGGACTGCGGGAGGAGCGGGACCCGGCTCCCGCGTGGggtgtgctgtgctgtgctgtgctgtgctgtgctgtgctgtgctgtggggccAGCACACGGCGGGGCTGTGCGCGGGGGCTGCCGCCGGATCCGACCCACGCGTGGGCTGCTGCAAACCGGGGCTGGGGCATCATCCTCCTGCCGCCGCCCCGCTGCACCCCGCTGCACCCCGCAGCGCTGGGATGGTCCTGGGGGTCCCTCCGGAGGGAAAAagcccttttctttcctgtcaccTGGGCGCCCTGCGCCGCTCGTCCCCGGCTCTCAGCCACCCCAGCCTGTAAATCATTTGCTTTTACGATCCCTGCTCTGGCCCATTATCACACGAACTTTATATGTGTGGGGCTGCAGCGGCCATAAAGCTCGCCCGATTTCCGGGGCTGGCATGGCCCTGCCAGGCAGGGtgtgagcaggaggaggctggggacACGCTGCCCCGGTCCCCACAGATGGCAGCGAGGCAGCGCAGGGTGCAGCAGTCCCCTGAGGGTGCTCGGCCCACTGGGACCTGGGGTATGGACTGGTTGGAGCAGGGAGTGAGTGGGGGCCACTGGGCTCCCCGGGGTTGGGGGCAGCAGTGAGGTCCCAGCTCCAGTATTCAGCCTGTcttccccccatcccactggaCTGGAAGACCCGCAGATCCTCTGGTTCACGTCGCCTTGGGTCCCAGGGGGACTTTTGCCTCCCCAAGCCAGCAAATCTGGGTCTGTGTCCAACCCCTGCGCCTGCGGATTGGAGGTCCAGGAGCATTTGGGCCCTGGTTCAGTGCTGGGCGTCCTCCCAGGACCTGTCTTGCCCACGATGCTGTGTCCAAGCCCTGGACCCAGATCCTAAGTGTCAGGGTTGACATATGCTGCGTGGCCCGATTGCCAGCTCTGTCTCTGCCTGCTGTCCAAAGGCTCTGTTCCTCCCCACAGTGTCCCCTGTGCACCCCCTTCTGCCTAAGCCCGGCTCATGGGTCTCCTCATGTCTCCTGAGTTCCAGGTCTTGCATAGAGAGCTGGGGGTGGCTGCGCTGGGGCTGCCCTTCGGCTGCTCTTTATCTCAGGACCCTCAGTCTTGCCCTTTGGGTCACACGTTGGTTCAGACCCAACACAGAGCCTCATGAGGCTTCGCTGCCTGAGCCCTAATACGCAAATGCTGCCACATCCCAGCACACAGGTTAGAGGGGATGGACACCCACATGTGAGCAGCTCCTCCCTGGGTGGAATCAGCTTCTTCCCCACATGATCCCACCCCAAGATGGGATCTGGGTCATGAGGGACGTGGGAACCCTCAGAGGCTGCTCTCCGCTCCCCCCTGCATGGTCCTAGCAGCAGATGGAGATGTGCCATATCCCTTCAGGGGTCCAGGGGACTTCAGGTCACTAGCCTGTGCTTTACTAAGACCAGGTGAGGAGCTCAGTGGCAGCAGACAGCAGCTCACAGGAGGGTGTTTTGCCACCATGACCCATTCCCATCCTGGCAGTGTGCTCACAAAGCCCGCCCTGCCTGGGTCCGCTCTGCCCTCCGAATTCACCTTGGTATTAGTGGTAAAGAAATCAGGGTCCAAATCAATTGTGGGTGTCCCGGGAGAGTGACTAattccctgcctgcctctcctcAGATGGGGTGAGCATCTCACTTGGAATCGCTCAGAGGGGGCCGCGGGTGGGCTCCAGGCACCGGAAAATCCCAAATCTCAGCAGATCCGTTGCCTTTTCTTTCCGGGGAGGGGGATGGGAGAGACGAGATCTTGCATGAACAGTCAAAGTAAGTTGCcttgcttttccctgctcctcaAGGTCAGCCTGGCTAATGAAAATCAAtcttccctctgcctctctctgctgcatGAGCAGATTCTACCTGTGGCCCCTCACCTACTTGAAAGGCTCCAGCACCGCCTGGCCATGGGGAGCTTCCTTAGGGAAGTGGCGTCTTCCTGCGGGCCCGGGCACTGTGACAGTGTCTGTGTCACTGAGGGATCACTCATCTGATCTGCCAGGGGAGATTTGTCCTGGGAAAATTGGCTGTGCCCGGAGAGCAGGGATCTGACACTGAGATCTGGGCTGGAAGTGCTGGGGGGGGTCTGGCATGCAGAATGGCTCCGACCTCGGTGTGCTTGGGGCGGCTCCGTTTTGCAGGAGGCACAggcttctccctccctccatcctaAGGGGAGAGATGGGGCTCCACTGAgagcccttctcctgcccctctcctcacCCAGCCCCACTGAGGCTTCACCAGATGCCAGCAGCGAGGTCTGGTGGCAGCCCAGGTTTGGTGATGGTGCCGATGCCATCAGGTCAAACCTGCTGTGGGGGGAATTGTAGGACATGGGGGTCCTCTCTGCCCTAGCCCCACCGCCCTCGGCGGGTCCGGACCTTCCCTCTGGGATAAAGCAGGCGCCTGCCGGTGCTGCAGACTCAGGAAGTGCTGTTtcctgagcacagcagcagacaCACGGCAGCCTCGGTGCAGGGAGCAGGCTGGGGCttgcctgctgccagctctgctttccctgcttcCCCTCTGCTTGTGCCGGGGTgaagaagaaaccaaaacctGCCCTGCTCGGGGTTCCTGGGGGGTGAATCGgctcctgggctgtgctgggttGTGCACGGGAAAGGGGGATGATGCAGCGGGAACTGCCAGGACTCAGGGAGTCTGTGGGCTTGGCCTGTCCCTGGCCTAACGTGTGTCTCATTAGTTGCAATTTGTTGCTGATGCTGCCTGAAACTAGTGCTCAGATCCCCTCCGTCCCCATGCCCGTGTTACGGcactgggaggctgctctggGGGCACTGGGAAGCCCCAAAAGCATCTCCTGCTCTGGAGGAGATGCCGTTCCCAATTCTGTCACTGGCTCTGGATAAGTCACAGCTTCAAGTTTCCCTCCTCCAGAGAGGGCTGGCATTTActctgggaaggagaggaaggacagACGGGGTCCATCAGTGCTGGCAAGGGGTGGGAAATCCTTTGGAAGGACATGAGGAGCACAGAAGTGTGAGGAGATGCTGTGACCACCCGGGCCAAGGGACAGATTTTGGCTGTGTCCAGCCTGAGTGTCCCCAGGCACAGAAGTTCTTGGAGTCTGATTCTTGGAAATAACTTCATTAGGAGTTCTCCAGCCGCTCTTTGCTTCCTGGATGGATTCATTATAGAATGTAacacaaatgttttctctgtcttcctGCCCCATCCTTTAGGATTTGTAGATGTGCCCTGATGCCGCAGGGTCTCCTCGCTCCTGGAAATGCAGCTCTCTTCCAGTGTGGCTGAACTCAGCTGTGACGAGACGATGGACCCACCCGCGGAGGACTTCCAGCAGGTCCTGTCCATCGACCAAATCCGCTCCATCCGTGCCAGCAACAACTATGTGGAGAGACCGGCTGTGTGCTTCCAGCAAGCCCGCTCCAACCCATCCCTGTCCCAGCCTCCGCACAAGCAAGAGTGGTCCCAGGACCGCCTGGTGTCTTCCACCTTCCAGGACCTGCACCGCAGCCACAGCCAACAGCACCAGATGCCACCTTTGCAACAACACATGAGCCACTCCAGCACGGCCAGCTCCGTCTCCCAAATCACCACGGCCTCTGACCAGCGCCTCCTGAGCAGCCTCACGCCTTCCCACTCTGGGCACTCCCTGATCCGGACGCAGCCACGGGCCGGCGAGCTGAAAGCGGAGGAGTCTCCGCTGAAGGGGGTGGTGGCGAAGCCACCCCTGCATCCCGGGCACCTCTTCCTCTGCGAGGAGTGCGGGCGCTGCAAGTGCGGGCGCTGCACGGCTGCCCGCAGCCTGCCCTCCTGCTGGCTCTGCAACCAGCGCTGCCTCTGCTCCCCCGAGAGCCTCCTTGACTACGGGACTTGCCTCTGCTGCGTCAAGGGTCTCTTCTACCACTGCTCCACTGACGACGAGGATACCTGCGCCGACGACCCCTGCTCCTGCGGGCCGGGGTCCTGCTGCGCCCGCTGGGCTGCCATGagcttcctctccctcctcatgccctgcctctgctgctACTTTCCTACCCTGGGGTGCCTCAAACTTTGCCAGCGGGGTTATGATGGCCTGAAACGACCTGGCTGCCGCTGCCAGAGCCACACCAACACGGTCTGCAGGAAGATCTCCTCCTCCAGCGGCACGCCTTTCCCCAAGACGCTGGATAAGCCGGTATGACCCTCCAGGGGAGGAGAAGCAGGCTttactcctcttcctcctcatcctcctcctcttctcacCATCCCCCTCCTCTTTCAGCTTCCCTCCGCTCTGCAGCGCTCCCCCCTACCCACCATCACCTCCCGGAATGAGACTGGTGAGCTGGGGGTCCTGCAGAGGGGTGGCCAGGGGAGCTGGCACCCGCCGGGGGGCAGTGGTGGTTTTGCACATGCGGGAGAGGgaccaggaaaggaaaagaggaggaagaccGAGGCAGGGGGTGTCCTCAGGACTCTGCTCTCAGAGGGTTTTCAGAGCTGCCACTGCCCCATGGTGCAGTCCTTCCCCATGGGGGGACAAGTCAGGTCAATGCATCCCCTGTACAAGAGTCCTCCGGGAGCCAGACCTCTTTCTGTCTCTGGCACTTTCTTTGGGTGGCCTCTCTGCTCTTACGTGGCTTTAAATCT
Above is a genomic segment from Strigops habroptila isolate Jane chromosome 9, bStrHab1.2.pri, whole genome shotgun sequence containing:
- the SPRY3 gene encoding protein sprouty homolog 3, encoding MQLSSSVAELSCDETMDPPAEDFQQVLSIDQIRSIRASNNYVERPAVCFQQARSNPSLSQPPHKQEWSQDRLVSSTFQDLHRSHSQQHQMPPLQQHMSHSSTASSVSQITTASDQRLLSSLTPSHSGHSLIRTQPRAGELKAEESPLKGVVAKPPLHPGHLFLCEECGRCKCGRCTAARSLPSCWLCNQRCLCSPESLLDYGTCLCCVKGLFYHCSTDDEDTCADDPCSCGPGSCCARWAAMSFLSLLMPCLCCYFPTLGCLKLCQRGYDGLKRPGCRCQSHTNTVCRKISSSSGTPFPKTLDKPV